Proteins found in one Aethina tumida isolate Nest 87 chromosome 1, icAetTumi1.1, whole genome shotgun sequence genomic segment:
- the LOC109608403 gene encoding protein penguin codes for MKKKASTDIITTPPKKSKLNEKTPKTDNQKSDKKEASPSKGKFQKTDKKPKPITDFKAKKFQKGNAKDPKKLAEKPEDWNKFKKEKKDLKLKRKQSKGNFEIVSRAKSIGEKLRRKTLKGGNEERNKLINDLHNLLKGKGEYAKFVLAHDTARIVQWLLKYSSDIIVQQISKELIPVTVDMLQSKYGIHCVRRLLKYGSAETRSAVIDGMYGHAVKLSCHTVSAPVLETAFSTWASAQQRQYLVQEFYGDLYKNSKDANVKHIRDTYATNTSLKAGILSAAKENVLKVINKGLMDSGLVQTVLSQLLVECSAEDRSELITLLAPHIVVISNSRDGARVAMQCVWHGSNKDRKVIMKTLKEHIVDLSKHEHGHCTVITLLDAADDTVLLNKIIISELLKNIKVLSKSEWGIKVLLYLIDPLNTSIFHPVFQNELKTGRESSTSKKSPEIRRKEILQYSLKALLDLVKIEPEFWLSSSSLALQMLVIVKCGSGEDLEEAYKSLVAIVTNPEWKVKENDKEVAGVEHPGLHMVLKKLAQHDKTNLEAKQPTFGQFLAKELNDDALKAWLKLNRGCFLLVITFENGSDETRELIKQKLKKHIKLLEKQSTQGAKILLKKITS; via the exons atgaagaaaaaggCATCTACTGATATTATTACCACACCACCtaagaaaagtaaattaaatgaaaagacGCCAAAGACGGATAATCAGAAAAGTGACAAAAAAGAGGCATCACCCAGCAAAGGCAAGTTTCAAAAAACTGACAAGAAACCCAAGCCAATAACCGATTTCAAAgcgaaaaaatttcaaaagggCAACGCTAAGGATCCGAAGAAGCTAGCTGAAAAACCTGAAGATTGGAACAAGTTCAAAAAGGAAAAGAAGGATTTAAAACTGAAACGAAAGCAGAGCAAAGGCAATTTCGAGATAGTTTCCAGGGCAAAGAGTATTGGCGAAAAGTTGAGGAGGAAAACATTAAAAGGCGGTAATGAAGAACGAAATAAACTGATAAATGATTTGCACAATTTGTTAAAAGGCAAAGGGGAATATGCTAAATTTGTGCTAGCACATGACACTGCTAGAATTGTACAGTGGCTGCttaaatattcttcagacattattgttcaacaaatttcaaag gAATTAATACCAGTTACAGTTGATATGCTCCAATCAAAGTATGGTATACATTGTGTTCGAAGACTTTTAAAGTATGGCAGTGCTGAAACTAGATCTGCAGTGATAGATGGTATGTATGGACATGCTGTAAAACTGTCCTGTCACACAGTTAGTGCACCCGTACTTGAAACTGCTTTTTCCACATGGGCATCTGCACAACAAAGGCAGTATTTGGTACAGGAATTCTATGGAGATTTGTACAAGAACTCAAAGGATGCAAATGTCAAACACATCAGAGACACATATGCGACCAACACTAGCTTGAAGGCTGGAATATTGAGTGCTGCTAAAGAGAATGTGCTCAAAGTGATCAACAAGGGTTTAATGGATTCAGGATTAGTTCAAACTGTTTTATCTCAGTTGTTGGTTGAGTGTTCGGCAGAGGATAGGAGTGAACTGATTACACTTTTAGCACCACATATAGTTGTTATTAGTAATAGCAGGGATGGTGCCCGAGTTGCTATGCAGTGTGTCTGGCATGGATCTAACAAAGACagaaaa gtAATCATGAAAACACTCAAAGAGCATATTGTTGATTTATCCAAACATGAACATGGACATTGCACAGTTATAACACTCTTAGATGCAGCAGATGACACAGtgcttttaaacaaaataattatatcagaacttttaaaaaatattaaagttttaagtaaATCTGAATGGGGCATTAag GTGTTGTTATATTTGATTGATCCATTGAACACATCAATTTTCCACCCTGTgtttcaaaatgaattaaaaactgGTAGAGAATCATCAACAAGTAAAAAGTCCCCAGAAATCAGACGTAAAGAAATCTTGCAATATTCTTTAAAGGCACTCCTTGATTTGGTTAAAATTGAACCTGAATTTTGGCTGTCTTCATCATCTCTGGCATTACAGATGTTGGTCATTGTAAAATGTg GAAGTGGTGAAGATTTAGAAGAAGCTTACAAAAGTTTAGTTGCTATTGTCACAAATCCTGAATGGAAAGTGAAAGAAAATGACAAAGAAGTAGCCGGAGTTGAACACCCTGGATTGCACAtggtattaaagaaattagctCAACATGATAAGACTAATTTAGAAGCCAAACAACCGACTTTTGGACAATTCTTAGCAAAGGAATTGAATGATGATGCA ttaaaaGCTTGGCTTAAATTGAACCGTGGTTGTTTCTTACTTGTTATTACATTCGAAAATGGATCTGACGAAACACGTGAATtgatcaaacaaa